In Phycisphaerae bacterium RAS2, the DNA window AGGCGAAGTAGAGCATCTGCGCGAAGATCGGCGCGAGAATCGCCAGCACGATGGCAACGACGAACAGAATCGCTTGCGCCCCGTTCCCCTTGCCGCGCGAAGAGGACCGCCGCGGCGCATACCACTGCGCACGAAGAAACAACTCGGAGATCAGCACGATGCTGCCGAGGATTGTGCCGGCCAGGGTCATGAAGCGAATGTCGTAATTGCGAACGTGGCCGATCTCGTGCGCAATCACGCCCTGCAGTTCGTCGCGGTTCAGACGCGACAGCAGCCCGCGCGTCACCGCGACGGCGGCTTCATCCGGCGAGCGGCCGGTGGCGAATGCGTTCGGCACGTCGTCATCAATCACGTAGACCTCGGGCACCTTCGGCAGCCCGGCCGCGAGGGTCATCTCCTCGACGACGTTGTATAGCTGCGGCGCGTGCTCCTTGTCGATCGGGATTGCGCCGGCCGTGCGCAGCAATGATCGCGCGCCGAGAAACCAGCCGTTCAGCCCCATGATCGCGGCGATACCGAGGCCCGCTGCGATGCCGGCCAGTCCGCCCTTGTTGAGCAGATCGCCGGGCCGGTCAAGCCATGAGAAGAATCGAGGCTGCCGAATGGGGTCAGGATCGCCATCAGCCATTCGGTTGACCATGCCGGTGTAATCTGAATAACCGCGCACGAGGTCGCGCGGCATGGCGGCCTGAAGGTACACTGCGCCGCCGATCGCGTACCCGATGGCGGCGAGAAGCAGGGCCATGACGCCGATCAGCATCCACGATCGGCGCTTGTTCTGTTCAATCGCGTCCCACATGGAGTTCTCGCGCCGGCTCACCGTTTGCTGCGGCGCGTTGGCGGCCCTCATTTAGCCGGCGGGCTTGCCCGCCGCGACGATATCAGGAGAAGCTCACCTTCGGCGCTTCGCGTGCGGCGGCGTTGTCCAGTTCGAAGAACTCCTCCTGCTCGAAGTTGAACATCCCCGCGACGATGTTCGCCGGGAAGGACTGCACCTTGTTGTTGTAACCCATCACGCTGTCATTGAAGTGCTGGCGCGAGAAGCCGATTCGATTCTCCGTCGAGGCCAGTTCCTCCTGAAGCGAGAGAAAATTCGTGTTGGCCTTGAGGTCAGGATACTGCTCGGCGACCATCAAGAGTCGCGACAGGGCGTTGCTTAACTCGCCTTCGGCCCGCGCCGACGCAGCGATGCCGTTCGCGTTGGTGGCGGCCGCCCGCGCCTGGGTCACGCCCTCCAGCGCCGACTTCTCATGCCCGGCGTAGCCCTTGACCGTCTCCACGAGGTTGGGGATCAGGTCGTGACGCCGCTTGAGTTGCACGTCGATCTGCGACCAGGCGTTCTTCACGCGGTTACGAAGCGCCACGAGCGAGTTGTACGTCAGCACGAACCAGCCTACGAACACCACCGCTGCGCCGATTGCGATCCAGATGGCCATTACGAATTGTCTCCTTCCGCGCGATCCCGCAACTCGCGCTCAAAAAGCGTACCGAGAAACCCCGTCGCGGCGCCGCTGGTCGAAGCAAACGCGCGCACCAGCGCCGCCAGTTCACCATGATCCAGCCACAGGCCGTCGCCGCGCGGACAGGTGTCGAGCGTCACGTCGGCATCGCGCACGCGCCGCGCCTCCAGCTTGCGGCGGCAGCGCGGGCATTGCCGATCGCGCGACTTGCCCAGGCGCTCGGCCGTCTGCATCGCCGACGTAAGCGAGGCGATCGCGCCGTTTTCGTCGGACGAGAGCAGCGCCTCGAGTTCGCCCGCGTCGAACCAGGCCCCGAGGCAGGCCGGACAGTGATCGACCTCGACGCCGTCGAGTTCGAGGATCAGCATCGGTTTTTTGCAGGCCGGGCACATGGAGCACCTGTTCGCGCGAAGCCGGGCCCTCCGCCTGATGCGATGGGCGCGGATCGACCGCGTCACAGGAAGTGTAACGTCGCTGCGGGCCGCTCGGCCACTATAAAAGCGACCGGCGTTCATAACAGACGGGGGCTTGTCAGCGATAAGACAGGTTTGTTACGCGCCGAATTCCGCCGTGTCCTTCGCGTGCGCGCGGGCAGTCTCGAGCGCGATGCGATGCTCGTCCAGCAGGCGGCGCAGGTGCGCATCCAGCGTGAACATGCCGTCCTTTCGCCCGCTTTGAATCGCCGTGTCGAGTTGCTCGGTCTTCCCGGCGCGGATCGCGCTGCGCACGGCGAAGCTGCCGAGCATGACCTCCATCGCCAGCACACGGCGGCCCGCCTGCGCGCCGGGCAACAAGTGCTGCGCGATCACCGCCTGAAGGCTCAACGACAATTGCGTGCGGATATCGTCATGCTGCTCCGGCGGGAAGAGATCGACCAGCCGCGAAATCGCGCCCTTCGCGTCGGCCGTGTGCAGCGTGGAGAAGATCAGATGCCCCGTCTCGGCGGCGGAGATGGCGAGCTGCGCCGTGTCGCGATCGCGAATCTCGCCGACGAGGATCACGTCCGGGTCCTGGCGCAGGCCGAAACGCAGACCGTCGAAAAATGACGCGACGTCGTCGCCGATTTCGCGCTGGGTCACGATCGACCCCGGCGCGGGCGGGTGGACGTATTCAATGGGTTCTTCAATGGTGAGGATGCGATGACCGCCACGCTGATTGAGCAGCGCGATCAGGGCGGCGAGCGTCGTCGTCTTGCCGCTGCCGGTGACGCCGGTCACGAGCACCAGCCCGCTGTTCAGGGCGGCGATGCGTTCGGCCAGATCGCGCGGAAAACCCAGCTCGTCAAAGCTCGGCAGTCGCGTTGGGATGGCGCGAAAGCACGCGCCGATCTGCCCGCGCGCGGTGAAGACGTTGGCACGGAAGCGCGGCGCGGAGGCCTGGCCGCTCGCCGCCGGAAGCGACAGTGCGAAATCGACATCGGTAGCATTGTCCAGCCGCGCCAGTGCCCCGGCCGGAGCGACCGCCGCCAGCATCGCGCGGACGGCATCAGCGGCGATCGGCGTCGCGCCGGTCGGCACGAGCGTTCCGTGGACGCGATACATCGGGGCGTGCCCGGCGACGAGGTGCAGATCCGACGCCTCCATGGCTTCCATGGCGAGCAGGAGCGGAACGACATCGGTCGGCGACGTGGGCGGGGTGGATGCCATGCGAAGGAATGATACTCGGCCGCGACGTATCGGTTGCGGGGCCGGGCGGCTCGATTCACGGAAAAGGCCCGCTTACGACGCCTGCCGCGGAAGATTCGCGTGAATGCGCTCGAGTTCGCCGAGATGACGGCGGTGTTCGTCGAGGTGGCGGCGGACGATCAGGGCTGCAGCCTTGTCGATTATCCGGGCCGCCTCATACAGCCGCACAAGGTTTCGCACGTTGGCGATGACCTGCGGCATGAGAAACGACAACTTGAGGTAATGCACGCCACCGACGCTGGTGGGGTAGGTCGGCGGCCGCGGGGAGCCGCGCAGCCGCAGGATCGACTCGGCGAGCGCCGCCTGATGCGCCTGCGTTTCGCGGAGCATCTGCTGGACGATCTGGTGATCACCGGCGGCCGGCCACGTCACGTGCGCTCCGGCCTCGGCCAGCCGATGCACGAGACTGCCGTACTCGGCGGCCAGCAGGGCGTTCAGCGTGTCGATGTCAGATTGGTGATCCATGAATTCCACACAAGCGTTGCATCGTGACCACGGCGAACAAGCTCGCCGGCCCAATGGAATCATTCGCCGAGCGAGCCGCGGGCTTCAGCCCGCGCGGTGTCGGGCGATGGAAAGATCGCCGCGGTCGCGGTCGGCTGCACGACGCGATACAAGTCGCGCGAGCGATTCTCGGCGAAACCGATCAACCCGCCGGCGTACAGCGTGCCGGTCAGCACAATGCCCAGCGCACACGCCACCACGGCGAGCCGGCCCAGCGCCGGCGTGCGAATCGGCGGCTCATCGCTCGACACGAAATACATCGCGTACGCGACACGAGCGTAGTAGTAGAGACTGATCAGCGTGTTGAACACGGCAACGAAGATCAGCCAGTACAGCTTCGCTTCGAACAGCGCCACGAGCAGGTAATACTTGGCGACGAACCCACCGAACGGCGGCAGGCCCACGAGGCTGAACAGGCAGATCGTCATCACCGCGCCCAGCAGCGGATTGCGCCAACCCAGCCCGGCGAATCCGTCGAGCGTCTCCTTGCCCGTGGCCCAGCCGACCATCGCGACAATGCCGAACGCGCCGATGTTCATCAGCACGTACACCAGCGTGTACGCGACGATCGCGCTGAACGCCGGATGCACCGCGCCCACTTCATTCAGCGTCGGTCGCCACAAGATCGCCACCGCCATCAGCATGTAGCCCGCGTGCGCGATGGAACTGAACGCGAGCAGCCGCTTGAGATTGGTCTGCCAGAAGGCCGAGAAGTTGCCGACCGTGCAGGTGACGGCGGCCATGATCGCAACGGCCTGCGAGACGGTCACGAGCACCGCGGGCGACGCCGTGGACGACGTCAACACCGAGATGATGCGGAGCATCAGGCCCAGCCCCGCGGCCTTGCTTGCGACGCTCAACCACGTGGTGATCTCGATCGACGCGCCTTCGAATACGTCCGGGCACCAGAAGTGAAACGGCACGGCCGAGACCTTGAAGGCGACGCCGGCGAGGAACGCGATGATCGCCGTGCCCATCAGCACGCTCGCGCCGCCGGTCGATATCTCCGCGCCGATCTGTGCGAGGTCCAGCGTGTGGTAGTGGCCGTACAGCAGCGACGCGCCGTAGATCATCATGGCGCTGGTCACCGCGCCGAAGAGAACGTATTTCATCGATGCTTCGGCCGAGAGGCGGTTTTTCTTTCGGAAGCCGGCCAGCCCGTACGACGGCAGTGAAGCCGATTCGACGGCCAGCACGATCATCAGCAGGTTCGTCGTGCAGACCATGAGCGCCATGCCGAAGGCGCTGCCCAGCAGCAAGGTGAAGTATTCCGGTGCGTCGTCGGCGGAGGACATCGTGCCGGGCTGGGCCGACCACTGTCCGATCCACCACATGCCGATGATGAGCAGCAGAAACGCGCTGGACAGGAAGATGAAGAAGTAGCTGAACTGATCGACGACGAGCATCGGCCGCGCCGCGTCGGGTGACATGCCTGCGAAGCTGCCGCTGGACGTGAACCCGCCGAGACAGAGGTACGCCGTCACGCCCGCTCCGATGGCCGCGGTGATCGCGCTGACGCGCCCGTTCCGTCCGAAGACCAGCGCCGCCAGCAGCACGGCGACTATGGCCCCGGCGAGGCTCCACAGCGGAGCCAGCGCCTTAAGCTGCTCCGCATCGGGCAGCCAGAATGGTGTTGCCGCAAGAATCTGCACGCGGAACCGCTCCTAGTTAAACAGGCCGACGACCTTGTCGATCGTGCCGTTCATGAGGTCAAAGGTGTACTTCGGCAGCACGCCGAGGAAAATCGCCAGCACGGCCATCGGGAAGAGAATCGCCGTCTCCCGCGCGTCGGCATCGGGGAACGACGCGTACTCCTCGCGCTTCTTGCCGAGATAGACGCGCTGAATCATCCAGAGGATGTAGCCGGCGGTCAGCACGACGCCGAAGGCCGCGGCGAACGCCATGGGCTTGGCCCAGGTGAACGGCGCGCTGTAAGTGCCGAGCAGAACCCAGATTTCACCGATGAAGCCGCACAACGACGGCAGCCCCAGCGATGCAAAGAAGCCCAGCGTCGCCAGCGAACCGTAGCGCGGCATGGCCAGCCACAAGCCGCCGAAGCGGTTGAGGTCGCGGTGGTGCGCCCGGTCATAAATGATTCCGACGAGGAAGAAGCACATCGGGCTGCTGATGCCGTGGGCCAGCATCTGGAACATCGCGCCCTGGAAACCCGTGTTCGTCATGATGGCGCAGCCCAGCACGACGTAGCCCATGTGGCTGATCGAGCTGTAAGCGACGAGCCGCTTGAAGTCGGTCTGTGCGAGGCAGCAGAACGCGCCGTACAGAATGTTGATCAAACCCAATGAGGCGACGTACCACGCCAGTTCCTTGCCCGCCTCGGGGAAGATCGGGTAGCACACGCGGAGGAAACCGTACGAGCCGAGCTTCAGCAGAATGCCGGCCAAGATCATCGAGATCGGCGTCGGCGCTTCGACGTGGGCATCGGGCAGCCACGTATGGAAGGGGAACAGCGGCACCTTGATCATGAACCCGATGAACAGCATGACGAACATCGCCTGGCCGAAGTTCCAGCCGAGGAAGGTCGTGTTCTCGCCGTTGAAGAGTTCGTGAATGGCGGGCTTGGTGGCGTACTCAATGAGGTTGAAGGTGCCTGCGCCGCCGTTGGCGTCGGCGCTCATGAAGTACATCGCCAGCAACGCGACGAGCATCAGCACCGAGCCGGCCAGCGTGTACAGGAAGAACTTGATCGCGGCGTATTCCTTCCGCGGCCCGCCCCAGACACCGATCAGGAAGTACATGGGCAGCAGCATGACTTCCCAGAAGATGTAGAACAGGAAGAAGTCAATCGCGCCGAACGTTCCCAACACGCCCGTTTCAAGCAACAAGAACAGTGCGAAATAGCCCTTGGGGCTGCGATTGTTGTGCCAGTGGTCGAAGTTCCAACCGGCCCAGCAGGCCAGCCAGGTGATGAGCGTCGTGAGGATGACCAGCGGGAAGGAGAGGCCGTCGAGGCCGACGTGCCAGTTGATCTCAAATCCGCCGACCTTGATCCATTCGACTTGGTGCTCGAATTGCAGCGCGCCATACGCGCCGTTGAAGGCATCGCCCGAAAGAAACGGCCCGAACAGGCTGCACGACAGCAGGAACACCGCGAAGGTGACGACCCACGCGACCACGCGCGCCTGCCGCGCCGGGGCGATCAGCACCAGCCCGGCGCCGATCAACGGAAGAAAGATCAGCCACGTCAACAGATGACTCGTCACGTTCCGGCTCCCTGCAAATCGAATCTACTGCGCCGACGCCAGCGAAAGCGTCTTGCGCAGGAACCACTGACACCCAGACGACAACGGCTCGTAATACAACACCACCAGCAGCGCGACGGCCGCCGTCCCCGCCGCCAGCACCACGTACGAACGAATCCGGCCCGACTGCGGCCGGCGAATGTGCATGCCGATGTCCAGCATCGCCTCGGCCAATTCGTTGGCGATGCGATCGAGCAGGCCCCAGTCGGTCTTCTTCACGGGCATGTCGAGCTGTCGACCCATGAACACGCCGAGCAGGCGCGTCACGCCGGCGGAGAGATTCACCAGCCCGTCGACGATGTACTTGTCGATCGCGCTGCAGACCTGTCCGAAGACCACCGTGCCGCCGACCAGCACGGCGTCGTACACATGATCGAAGTAAAGTTTGTTATCCAGTGCCTTGTGAATCGCGCTCAATGGCCAGATGCGCTTCAATCCGGCGGCGATCTCCAGCCCGCGCAGGTACAGAAACGCCGCCAGACCCATGCCGATCAGCCACGACCAGCCGACAATCTTTGCCAGGGCCGCATGCGGATCGCGCCCCGGCATGTGGGTCAGCGTCAGCATCGAGCCGCCCGCGTGATGCGCCTCGCCGTCGACCGCGACGATCATCGAGCTGTCGGTCGCGATGGCGGCCGCCTCGGCCAGCATCGGGCGGAAGGTGCCGAGCATGTTGTAGCTGCAGAAGACTGTCCCGACGGCCAGCACGGCCAGCGGAATCCACATCATCGGCGACTCGTGCGCGTGATCGTACACATGATGATCGCGCGGCTTGCCGCAGAACGTCAGCCACCAGACACGCATCATGTAGAACGGCGTAATGTAGGCGATGATGATCGGCAGCCAGAACATCCACGTCGGCAGATTGGGCAGACGCTGGGCAATGGCGAGCTTCGCCGGCGTGCCGGTGGCGTGATCGCCGTGAGCGTCGGCACCGTGGCCGGTCTCCGTGTGGCCGGCAGATTGCGCACCATGCTGGCCGGTTTCGTCGGTAAGCGGCAAGGCTTGAGACGTGAGGCTTGCGGCTTGAGAAAGGGGACTGGAAGCCGGTCCAACGGAGTGCGCGCGAGAATAAGCGGCAGCTACTTCGCCATTCGCTATTCTTAATTCTTCATTCGGCGACGCCGCTGCATGTTCCCCTGCGTCATCCGCCGCCGCGTCGGTCTTGCCCCATGCCGGGAAATTAAACGCCCGTTCGTACGCAACGGCGAGAATCTCGTCCTTGCTGAAGTAGCCGCCGAGGCCGAGCTTGAAGTGATCCGGCCCGAAGGCGACGCCAGGCAATCCGAAACCGGCAATCGCCAGCACGCCGATGAAGAACGTCCAGCAGGTGACGGGCATCTTCTTCCGCAGGCCGCCCATCTTGGTGATGTCCTGCTCGTGGTGACAGCCTTCGATGACCTGACCGCTTCCGAGGAAGAGCATGGCCTTGAAGAAGGCATGCGTCATCAGATGAAACAGCGCCGCCACCCATGCACCGACGCCCAGGCCGAAGATCATGTAGCCCAGCTGGCTAAGCGTGGAGTACGCCAGCACCTTCTTGATGTCCGTCTGCACGATGGCGATCAGCGCGGTGATGGTCAGCGTGATGCAGCCGATCACGGCGATGAACATCTGCGCCTCGGGCGTGAGCAATCGGAACACGCGGGCGACAAGATACACACCGGCCGCGACCATGGTCGCAGCGTGGATCAGCGCGCTCACCGGCGTCGGGCCGGCCATGGCATCGGGCAGCCACACATGCAGCGGGAACTGGGCGCTCTTGCCCATCGCGCCGCAGAAGAGGCCGATGCCCATGATCGTGGCGAGGCTCAAGCCCCACAGGTTGAATGACTCGGCAAAGATGCCGGACTTTGCGTGAAACTGCTGGGCGATGGAGGCAGCGGCCGCGTCAATGTCGAACGTGCCGGTGTAGATGACCACCAGCGCGAGGCCGAGGATGAAGCCGAAGTCGCCGACGCGGTTGGTAATGAACGCCTTCATGGCGGCGTTTGAGGCGTACTTCCGCTCGAAGTAGAAGCCGATGAGCAGATACGAGCAGAGGCCGACGAGTTCCCAGAAGATGAACAGGAACAGCAGGCTGCTGCTGATGACCAGACCGAGCATCGAGAAGCAGAAGAGCGAAAGGTACGCGAAGAAGCGGTGATACTTGCTGACGCCGTCGACCTCGTCGCTGTGGCCGGCCATGTAGCCGATGCTGAAAAAATGAATCCAGAAGGCGATGAAGGTGACCATGAAGTACATGATCACGGTGAGGCTGTCGAGCTTGACGCCGACGGTGATAGGGATGTCGCCGATGCGGCCCCAGTCGTAGCGGTAGGCGCTTTCGGCGAGGGTCGCGCGTGTGGCAGCGTCGACGCCGAGCCAGCCGGCGAGGACGTAGATGCCCATGCCGGCCGAGAAGCCGATGGCGGCGAGCGCCACCCACGACGCTTTCGGCTTGCCCAGCCGCGGCCCCCAGAACGCGAGGATGCCGAAGCTGATCAGCGGGATGACGACGCCCAGAGCCAGTGCTGTCTGATATTGCATGTACGGTTGTCAGTTAACAGTGGTCAATGTTCAGTGACCAGTGGTTAGTTGCCAGTGGTCAGTACGTCGTTCGTAGTTCGTAGGGTGCGTCCTCGACGCACCACTTTTCAATGCTTCAGCTCGTCGCCGCGATCGACGTCGATCGTGGCCAGGCGGTTGTAGAAGTTCATGAAGATGGCGATGCCGATCGCCGCCTCCGCCGCCGCCAGCAGGATGACAAACACAGCGAAGATGTGCCCGTCGCCCGCGCCGGTCTGATATTTCGAAAACGCAACGAAGTTGATGTTCGCCGCGTTGAGCACCAGCTCCACACCGATGAGAATCCCGATGGCGTTGCGCTTCGTGGTCATGCACAGCACGCCCAGCGAGAAGATCAACGCCGAGAGGACGAGATAGTGATTCAGTCCGATCGCCAGCATTTACTTCTCCGGCCTCGCCATGTACGCCGCGCCGATCATCACCACCAGCAGCAGCACGCTCGCCGCCTCAAATGGCACGAGGTAATCCGTCAGCAACATGCGGCCCACGTCGGCCACGTGCGGCGACGCGGTCAACTCGCCGCTCGGCTTCGACCAGTCGGCTCGGTTCATCAGCGTGATCAAGCCCGTTGCCAGCAGCGCCGCGACGAAGACCGACCCGACCACCTGCCCGCGCGTCGGCGTGAGTTTCGCGTACGGGCTCTTGCTGGTCAGCATGACCCCGAACACGATCAGAATCAGCGTGCCGCCGGCGTACACAATCAACTGAATCGCCGCCAGCAGATTCGCATTCAACAGGAAATACAAACCCGCCACGCCGCCCAGTGTGCCCAGCAGGCACACGGCCGTGCGCACGATGTTCTTCGACAAGGCCGCGCCGACGGCGCTGCCGAGTGAGACGCCTGCGAACAAGTAGAAGGCCAGTGTTTCCATTCGTTGTTTCGATCGCCCGCGCGATCAGCGGCTATGACCCCGGCAGGTGGTCGATCACCAGGCTGCCCGGCAGTCGCTTGCGATTCACCCAGCCGTACCACGCGATGCACAGCATCGACAGCATGACGGCAACGCCAATTGCCACGAGCGTCCAATGCGACGCCTTGTCCACCGCCAGCATCCACGGCGCCTTGAGGTGATGCACGCCGAGGATCCAAAGCGTGTTGCCCAGCAGCACGATCATTGTCAGCGGCAACAGCACCTGCACACAGGCGTACAACACCTGGTCAATTCGAATGCGCGGCAGCGTCCACCGAATCCACAACTGCACGTAGTACAGGAACGCCGACTTGAGGATGAACAGGATCGGCCCCTCCTTCAGGAACATGCCGTTGATCACCCGCGCGGGAATGTCCAGATACCACTCGCCGCCGGTCGGCAGCGCCCAGCTCGCGGGAAACGGCGACTTCCACCCGCCGAGGAACAGGATCACCGCGAGGCCCGACACGACAAACATCGCCGCGTATTCACCGAAGAAGAACAACGACCAGCGGAAGCCCGAATACTCGGTGTGGAAACCCGCCACCAGTTCCGACTCGCTCTCGGGCAGGTCGAACGGCGCCCGCTTGCAGCTTGCCAGCGAGCCGATGTAGTAGGTGAAGAAGGCAACGAACGCGAACGGATTG includes these proteins:
- a CDS encoding LemA family protein encodes the protein MAIWIAIGAAVVFVGWFVLTYNSLVALRNRVKNAWSQIDVQLKRRHDLIPNLVETVKGYAGHEKSALEGVTQARAAATNANGIAASARAEGELSNALSRLLMVAEQYPDLKANTNFLSLQEELASTENRIGFSRQHFNDSVMGYNNKVQSFPANIVAGMFNFEQEEFFELDNAAAREAPKVSFS
- the pilT_1 gene encoding Twitching mobility protein, coding for MASTPPTSPTDVVPLLLAMEAMEASDLHLVAGHAPMYRVHGTLVPTGATPIAADAVRAMLAAVAPAGALARLDNATDVDFALSLPAASGQASAPRFRANVFTARGQIGACFRAIPTRLPSFDELGFPRDLAERIAALNSGLVLVTGVTGSGKTTTLAALIALLNQRGGHRILTIEEPIEYVHPPAPGSIVTQREIGDDVASFFDGLRFGLRQDPDVILVGEIRDRDTAQLAISAAETGHLIFSTLHTADAKGAISRLVDLFPPEQHDDIRTQLSLSLQAVIAQHLLPGAQAGRRVLAMEVMLGSFAVRSAIRAGKTEQLDTAIQSGRKDGMFTLDAHLRRLLDEHRIALETARAHAKDTAEFGA
- the nuoN_1 gene encoding NADH-quinone oxidoreductase subunit N; protein product: MQILAATPFWLPDAEQLKALAPLWSLAGAIVAVLLAALVFGRNGRVSAITAAIGAGVTAYLCLGGFTSSGSFAGMSPDAARPMLVVDQFSYFFIFLSSAFLLLIIGMWWIGQWSAQPGTMSSADDAPEYFTLLLGSAFGMALMVCTTNLLMIVLAVESASLPSYGLAGFRKKNRLSAEASMKYVLFGAVTSAMMIYGASLLYGHYHTLDLAQIGAEISTGGASVLMGTAIIAFLAGVAFKVSAVPFHFWCPDVFEGASIEITTWLSVASKAAGLGLMLRIISVLTSSTASPAVLVTVSQAVAIMAAVTCTVGNFSAFWQTNLKRLLAFSSIAHAGYMLMAVAILWRPTLNEVGAVHPAFSAIVAYTLVYVLMNIGAFGIVAMVGWATGKETLDGFAGLGWRNPLLGAVMTICLFSLVGLPPFGGFVAKYYLLVALFEAKLYWLIFVAVFNTLISLYYYARVAYAMYFVSSDEPPIRTPALGRLAVVACALGIVLTGTLYAGGLIGFAENRSRDLYRVVQPTATAAIFPSPDTARAEARGSLGE
- the nuoM gene encoding NADH-quinone oxidoreductase subunit M; translated protein: MTSHLLTWLIFLPLIGAGLVLIAPARQARVVAWVVTFAVFLLSCSLFGPFLSGDAFNGAYGALQFEHQVEWIKVGGFEINWHVGLDGLSFPLVILTTLITWLACWAGWNFDHWHNNRSPKGYFALFLLLETGVLGTFGAIDFFLFYIFWEVMLLPMYFLIGVWGGPRKEYAAIKFFLYTLAGSVLMLVALLAMYFMSADANGGAGTFNLIEYATKPAIHELFNGENTTFLGWNFGQAMFVMLFIGFMIKVPLFPFHTWLPDAHVEAPTPISMILAGILLKLGSYGFLRVCYPIFPEAGKELAWYVASLGLINILYGAFCCLAQTDFKRLVAYSSISHMGYVVLGCAIMTNTGFQGAMFQMLAHGISSPMCFFLVGIIYDRAHHRDLNRFGGLWLAMPRYGSLATLGFFASLGLPSLCGFIGEIWVLLGTYSAPFTWAKPMAFAAAFGVVLTAGYILWMIQRVYLGKKREEYASFPDADARETAILFPMAVLAIFLGVLPKYTFDLMNGTIDKVVGLFN
- the nuoL_1 gene encoding NADH-quinone oxidoreductase subunit L — protein: MQYQTALALGVVIPLISFGILAFWGPRLGKPKASWVALAAIGFSAGMGIYVLAGWLGVDAATRATLAESAYRYDWGRIGDIPITVGVKLDSLTVIMYFMVTFIAFWIHFFSIGYMAGHSDEVDGVSKYHRFFAYLSLFCFSMLGLVISSSLLFLFIFWELVGLCSYLLIGFYFERKYASNAAMKAFITNRVGDFGFILGLALVVIYTGTFDIDAAAASIAQQFHAKSGIFAESFNLWGLSLATIMGIGLFCGAMGKSAQFPLHVWLPDAMAGPTPVSALIHAATMVAAGVYLVARVFRLLTPEAQMFIAVIGCITLTITALIAIVQTDIKKVLAYSTLSQLGYMIFGLGVGAWVAALFHLMTHAFFKAMLFLGSGQVIEGCHHEQDITKMGGLRKKMPVTCWTFFIGVLAIAGFGLPGVAFGPDHFKLGLGGYFSKDEILAVAYERAFNFPAWGKTDAAADDAGEHAAASPNEELRIANGEVAAAYSRAHSVGPASSPLSQAASLTSQALPLTDETGQHGAQSAGHTETGHGADAHGDHATGTPAKLAIAQRLPNLPTWMFWLPIIIAYITPFYMMRVWWLTFCGKPRDHHVYDHAHESPMMWIPLAVLAVGTVFCSYNMLGTFRPMLAEAAAIATDSSMIVAVDGEAHHAGGSMLTLTHMPGRDPHAALAKIVGWSWLIGMGLAAFLYLRGLEIAAGLKRIWPLSAIHKALDNKLYFDHVYDAVLVGGTVVFGQVCSAIDKYIVDGLVNLSAGVTRLLGVFMGRQLDMPVKKTDWGLLDRIANELAEAMLDIGMHIRRPQSGRIRSYVVLAAGTAAVALLVVLYYEPLSSGCQWFLRKTLSLASAQ
- the nuoK_1 gene encoding NADH-quinone oxidoreductase subunit K; this encodes MLAIGLNHYLVLSALIFSLGVLCMTTKRNAIGILIGVELVLNAANINFVAFSKYQTGAGDGHIFAVFVILLAAAEAAIGIAIFMNFYNRLATIDVDRGDELKH
- a CDS encoding NADH:ubiquinone oxidoreductase subunit J is translated as METLAFYLFAGVSLGSAVGAALSKNIVRTAVCLLGTLGGVAGLYFLLNANLLAAIQLIVYAGGTLILIVFGVMLTSKSPYAKLTPTRGQVVGSVFVAALLATGLITLMNRADWSKPSGELTASPHVADVGRMLLTDYLVPFEAASVLLLVVMIGAAYMARPEK